The sequence below is a genomic window from Deltaproteobacteria bacterium.
CACCGTCGACAGGTACCGCTCGCCCGAGTCCGGCAGCACGGTGACGATCGTCTTGCCGGCGAACGCGTCGTCGCGCGCGAGCCGGAGCGCCACCGCCGCCGCGGCGCCACACGAGATGCCGGAAAGGATGCCCTCCTCCTTGGCGAGTCGCCGCGCCATCTCGACGGCCTCCTCGTCCGACACGGTCTC
It includes:
- a CDS encoding pyridoxal-phosphate dependent enzyme translates to ETVSDEEAVEMARRLAKEEGILSGISCGAAAAVALRLARDDAFAGKTIVTVLPDSGERYLSTVLFAEG